A window from Gemmatimonadota bacterium encodes these proteins:
- a CDS encoding RidA family protein encodes MSAFLPIDPEELGRPAGFSHGMLAREGGRFLFVAGQPAMGPDGAVIDGGFAEQFAVALDRVLAVVAEAGGGPHSVGRLTVYVTDMAAYLASRRELGRIWRERMGSHYPAMALVEVTRLVDQGAIVELEATAVIS; translated from the coding sequence GTGAGCGCGTTCCTGCCGATCGACCCCGAGGAGTTGGGCCGGCCGGCCGGCTTCAGCCACGGGATGCTCGCGCGCGAGGGCGGGCGCTTCCTGTTCGTGGCGGGCCAGCCCGCCATGGGACCCGACGGCGCGGTGATCGACGGCGGTTTCGCCGAGCAATTCGCGGTGGCGCTGGACCGGGTGCTGGCGGTGGTCGCGGAGGCTGGCGGTGGGCCCCATAGCGTGGGGCGCCTGACGGTGTACGTGACCGACATGGCGGCGTACCTCGCGAGCCGACGTGAACTGGGCCGAATCTGGAGGGAGCGCATGGGGTCGCACTATCCGGCGATGGCGTTGGTGGAGGTGACGCGCCTGGTGGACCAGGGGGCGATCGTGGAGCTGGAAGCGACCGCGGTGATTTCGTGA